The following are from one region of the Lineus longissimus chromosome 19, tnLinLong1.2, whole genome shotgun sequence genome:
- the LOC135503376 gene encoding putative ankyrin repeat protein RF_0381 has translation MASQSSHPGLVDNLVVFLSRSIDIIFGTDTRKIQLFLSASQGNLGRVKSLVYSGADLNASDKNGENVMHKASRSSNPDLVDYLLSQGFDINCRNVTGQTPILLSAFNGKLDMVNHLINSGADLNASDKNGENVMHLASRSSNPDLVDYLLSQGFDVNCRNVTGLTPILLSALEGKLDMVKHLINSGADLNASDKNGENVMHLASRSSNPDLVDYLLSQGFDVNCRNVTGKTPILLSAREGKLDMVKHLINSGANLNASDKDGENVMHLASRSSNPNLVDYLLSQGFDVNCRNVTGQTPILLSAREGKLDMVKHLINSGADLNASDKNGENKCHRSDPNIALGKGG, from the exons ATGGCATCACAATCATCCCATCCCGGTCTTGTGGACAACTTGGTTGTTTTTCTTAGTCGGAGCATTGATATCATTTTTGGAACTGACACACGTAAAATCCAGTTATTTCTCTCAGCATCGCAGGGTAACCTAGGTAGAGTGAAATCTCTTGTCTATTCAGGGGCTGacctgaatgccagtgataagaacggggagaatgtgatgcacaaagcatctcggtcatcaaatcctgatcttgttgattacctccttagtcagggctttgatatcaattgtagaaatgtcacaggtcagaccCCAATATTGCTCTCGGCATTCAATGGTAAGTTAGATATGGTCAATcatcttatcaattcaggggctgacctgaatgccagtgataagaacggggagaatgtgatgcacctggcatctcggtcatcaaatcctgatcttgttgattacctccttagtcagggctttgatgtcaattgtagaaatgtcacaggtTTGACCCCAATATTGCTCTCGGCATTGGAGGGTAAGTTAGATATGGTCAAGcatcttatcaattcaggggctgacctgaatgccagtgataagaacggggagaatgtgatgcacctggcatctcggtcatcaaatcctgaTCTTGTTGATTACCTCCTCAGTCAGGGTTTTGATGtcaattgtagaaatgtcacaggtAAGACCCCAATATTGCTCTCGGCAAGGGAGGGTAAGCTAGATATGGTCAAGcatcttatcaattcaggggctaacctgaatgccagtgataaggacggggagaatgtgatgcacctggcatctcggtcatcaaatcctAATCTTGTTGATTATCTCCTTAGTCAGGGCTTTGATGtcaattgtagaaatgtcacaggtcagaccCCAATATTGCTCTCGGCAAGGGAGGGTAAGTTAGATATGGTCAAAcatcttatcaattcaggggctgacctgaatgccagtgataagaacggggagaat aaatgtcacaggtcagaccCCAATATTGCTCTCGGCAAGGGAGGGTAA